Proteins encoded by one window of Glycine soja cultivar W05 chromosome 15, ASM419377v2, whole genome shotgun sequence:
- the LOC114387744 gene encoding influenza virus NS1A-binding protein homolog A-like has product MGSLPSPPRPTAPPSPENLLSNHVVVAVFCPREPAPGVSLPNSIELYYPSMNTWTYVGSIPGLSDHQILKGFAIVSLGDFIYIIGGQICHKEMVHVSDECADYVDQGIKVVATVLRYNIRTNQWFDCAPLGVARYDFACTVCENKIYVAGGKSTLACAGPVHGISSAEVYDPDHDRWTPLPNLRILRYKCIGVTWQGKVYIVGGFAEREDSDKTMASIVERSSAEVYDTQARKWDLIAGMWQLDVPPNQIVAVNGTLFSSGDCLNAWKGHIEAYDGKLWNEVDGSHKRNLSTLEDNYENWPQNDQRLYLTMAPIGTRLFFLAGYRIGGELPRTMSVVHMFDTSATRDAWRSFEPMELEGEKELCSHCCVVQLS; this is encoded by the coding sequence ATGGGTTCACTCCCTTCACCACCAAGACCAACAGCCCCACCATCCCCAGAAAATCTTCTTTCCAATCATGTAGTGGTTGCTGTGTTTTGTCCTAGAGAACCAGCCCCAGGTGTCAGTCTCCCTAATTCAATTGAGCTATATTACCCTTCCATGAACACATGGACCTATGTTGGCTCAATTCCTGGCCTAAGTGATCACCAAATCTTAAAGGGGTTTGCTATAGTCTCCCTAGGGGACTTTATTTACATAATTGGTGGCCAAATTTGTCACAAAGAAATGGTTCATGTGTCTGATGAGTGTGCTGACTACGTTGATCAGGGCATCAAAGTTGTGGCAACAGTTCTCCGTTACAACATTAGAACCAATCAATGGTTCGATTGTGCACCACTAGGTGTGGCACGGTATGATTTTGCTTGCACCGTTTGTGAAAACAAAATCTACGTGGCTGGGGGGAAGTCCACGCTGGCATGTGCCGGGCCAGTGCATGGGATCTCATCGGCTGAGGTGTACGACCCAGATCATGACAGGTGGACCCCTTTGCCTAATTTGCGTATTTTAAGGTACAAGTGTATAGGTGTGACGTGGCAAGGGAAAGTTTACATAGTGGGAGGATTTGCTGAGAGAGAGGACTCGGATAAGACAATGGCAAGCATAGTGGAACGTAGCTCAGCTGAGGTGTATGACACGCAAGCAAGGAAGTGGGACCTGATAGCGGGGATGTGGCAATTGGATGTGCCACCTAATCAGATAGTGGCAGTGAATGGTACCCTTTTTAGTTCAGGGGATTGCTTGAATGCATGGAAGGGACATATTGAAGCCTATGATGGGAAACTTTGGAATGAAGTTGATGGATCACACAAGCGAAACCTGTCCACATTAGAGGACAACTATGAGAATTGGCCTCAGAATGATCAAAGACTGTACCTTACTATGGCACCAATTGGGACTCGTTTGTTTTTCTTGGCAGGTTACAGGATAGGAGGGGAACTACCAAGAACTATGTCTGTTGTGCACATGTTTGACACTTCAGCCACCAGGGATGCTTGGAGGAGCTTTGAACCAATGGAATTGGAGGGTGAGAAAGAGCTTTGTAGCCATTGCTGTGTTGTGCAACTCTCTTAA